Sequence from the Trichomycterus rosablanca isolate fTriRos1 chromosome 10, fTriRos1.hap1, whole genome shotgun sequence genome:
tattgtggcccttacataatgcagcatcaatgctctgttagtacattacaatttacaaatggTAAAGGAAGGTCCTtcataaggggaattagctcaaattgtggagcgctcgcttagcatgcgagaggtagtgagATCGATGCCCGCGTTCTCCAGGttttaaaattatgtagagaaacagatggactacagtcagtaattgtagaactacaaagtgcttcaatatggtaagcggagctgataaaatggacagtgagtctagaaacaaggaggttgttttaatgttatgttctaacctgtaataaattgcatttctGAAAATGTCCACTAGGTAGAGGCAAACCCCAAATTTACAAAATTGCTCCTCATGACtattgtttattgaaacacaacatttccatcACAGATCTGCTTCAAACTTAGGGAAATCCGCTGTCAgaactcggacacagtctctatgttcaagtctagattgaaaacatatttatttactcaggcttttgattggtcttttcaaactaaacaagcaaacctagttatgctgtaatagttaggggtgctggagtctaaacctgtaaaactctctgatattttactcttaacgatttcacattgtaacaacatcttctgttgttttaacccgaggaggctctgacggaaacctgttcaccctctcgaggttaaagactgcaagtcgagactgcagtgccaacaatgctgctactactagatgtgacggatacctggcgtgtttgcaccaaaaatgtccagaacttaaaacagactttatcacagactggactgaacaatgaagaacttacatcatttttttgctagttacaactttcagttcaattttattttgtgtttgtatgatttgtgtaaatcctatttatttaaaatatcctccaggccacccaagaaggacgggtccctgctgagtctggttcctatcaaggtttcttcctgagtttttccctgccacagtcgccctcggcttgctcaataggggtttttggtctgttggtcctggattttgtaaagttgctttgagacaatgttcattgtaaaaagcgctatataaataaatttgacttgacatgtgtctgagatctctaactcaagcaccgtttatgcaatccatttgagtactactgtattttatagagtacatcctgagctttttagtaatgtcacatttgtgggtgtgtggcaagcagctcatgaactttcttttaaaaatggctGCCATGTCATATTTCACGTTTTATGGAAATAAGCAAAGTAAGAGATCAGTTTTGTTCAATATGAGTCGTAACTTCAGTTTATAAAGATTACagaaatgtacagcaatttcaaccctttctaaacaaaacatttatccaATGTCCTTTGTTGTGGCAAGCAGGACTAACTGCCCCCTgtttttagcctatttctatacaaggaAGCAGAGAGCTGAGTGAGTAAGgcagaaaatattttattacaaatttatgcaggaaattcaggtggtggtgtgttagtgtgtgttgtgctggaatgactggataagacacagcagcgctgctggactgagaatagtccaccaaccaaaaacatccagccatcagcacccagtgggaagcgtcctatgaccactgatgaaggtctagaagatgaccaactcaaacagcagcgatagatgagtgatcgtttcggactttacatctacaaggtggaccaactaggtaggagtgtctaatagagtggacagtgagtggacacggtatttaaaaactccagcagcgctgctgtgtcagatccactcatgccagcacaacacacactaacacaccaccaccatgtcagtgtcactgcagtactgagaatgatccaccatccaaataatacctgctctgtggtggtcctgtcaataattgtagaactacaaagtgctcctatatggtgagtggagctgataaaatagacagtgagtgtagaaacaaggaggtggttttaatgttatggttgattagtgtaaactcacacactgctgtatgtgcttgcatgactgtaggacgcgttTTTCAgcgcattaccgtaatatccataaaatgtgtccttgagatttcagtgcagcaaagtttgtgtagagactgcagcagcggatactgtgtttgtttagattttgaggtcatactttattaacaaggtaagtttatttttttaaagaaaggtttgtgtatattagcttctggatattttcggatgctacggacaaaactgtgttgtactgctatgatgatacgactatgttccaaacccttttagactcttccaccaccgttagcgcttctctcagttagttcagctcattaaatatattatccacagtatcgcttaTCTTTaaaaacccaattccaaaaatgtttagacagaagagaaaatgtcaatgtaaatagacagcagtttgtaaaagatgttatttatattctagcatacaaacatacatcgctccaaaatatgaatgaacgcttcagccagggttgccagattgcgcattttAAAGGCCgtcaaaatgcatggaaaaccgcccaacatactcacgaaaaacagccgataatcagcgcttaaacaaaattaaaccagttaaacatgatctactactgctgatatctcacaaatcagtgattataaattattaatgtcatttgaaataataaaaaactaagactaagaagtcttaagggttttttatgagaggccgtgtaggccataattctaagttgatttctcacacacacaccatcatactctcacacacacaccatcatactctctcacacacaccatcatactctcacacacacaccatcatactctcacacacacaccatcatactctcacacacacaccatcatactctctcacacacaccatcatactctcacacacacaccatcatactctctcacacacaccatcatactctctcacacacaccatcatactctctcacacacaccatcatactctcatacatggtTTACTATACTCTgtcacatatactactataccctcttacaactataatcacactttcttttatttactattatactctcatacacacagcactattTTCTCTTGCACATATAACTATAGCtacttaaacatgcattatgtgctttcatgataatctgtgtaaaagagaatagtagtatatgtatgtaagttTGGTAGTCTGTGTAAGGGACGTTaacactgtatgtaaaacaaagatctactgtatgtgtaagagaatattattatatgtaagcgtaataaatagtgtatgtgaatgcaaataatcatgtttatggaacagaatgatagtgaatgtaagacagaatgatagtgcatgtgaataagaatagttgtatgtgtgagagagtttgattgtatgtgtgagagagtttgattgATACGGAAACGAGTTTGATTGAAACGGAAGTAATGTTGAATTCTCAGTACCTGATTGGTTAATAGAAGACGCGGGATTTCACAGACATGTCCCGCCTTCCTCATTATTACTGATTAGAGAAGATGGTAGACCGAGAGCGAGTCAACGAAGCCATTGGCTTattaaacaatattttaaacTCTCCCACCGTTCCAACAACATTGTCAGAAATGTTGGTTCAAAATCGCCAGTCATCCGCGGGGGTCTCTTCCAACGCGACCGCTGAGCAGGAAATGCGGCGATTGTTTAGAGCCAGATCAGCCGTACCAAGGAGCACCAGCGGCACCTTGAATGTGAGTCAAGTCGTGCAGCCGCGATACCAGACTCAACAATATTTCGGTGGCTGGGCTTCAAAGGCAAGAAAGAGGTGAGTTCACTGAATATGATTTAGCAATTAATTTAGCTCGTAATATAATTTGGTTTAGATTGTGATGTTTAATGaatatttgtctttttttaaggACTGTCTGCAAATGACGTTTTTAACGTTCTAGTAATGCCAAAACGAAGCAAATGACTTCTAATAAGGCAATCTTAAATAAATCTCCGTTTTAGAAGCTTTCATACAAAAACAATACTAAAACAGCTACGTTTTTTTCGGATTCTGATTGCTAACTACATGAGCTGTCTCACACCTGTGGGAGAACGATACGGAGAGTACACGTGTCTGTGGGTATTCTGTAACATCCTTTAGTACTGTATACCTATTTACATAGACTCTTACTTTTGCATAGAGAACGCTTCAGACTTACAGTATAACAGGTTAAACCCGTTTCAGTGGTCACTTGTAAAGTAATCACTTAAAGTTTAAAGGTAAATTAAAGTTTGTTATAttcagtggcggagccagacaattttcataggggtggccagactgagaccattgctcacacaggggtggcacagaaactgatacctttttttatgtggtcactcactcatttacctatacaggcagtaagtgccatgtagaattacatcacaaagaataataagcttttttttctcttcattttctctgacaagtgaaaaaccaaaatatagcctataaccttaacattatgaggaagaatttcaaagatattcctttgcaatactttatcatttggctgccaacttgtgtgtacagatgacactcaattgaatcccagaacatgctagtgtgaatgcatggaaaacaaattttaattttctttcaacaatatgatacagactgaccaacactattaagccaaatcagcattaaaaatagactttacttttaacagccttctacaatgctggggcttcttaaaacggaatatattcttttaaatagaagtgttatttaactgctattaaattgttttccaacaaaatccgcccaattaggcggataaccgcccaatctggcaacactggaacgcgcagagcaagctggcgcctttactcgtagcgcgccacaaatactactaaatagtaatagtagtagtattagtactaagtAGTACTacatctgtaattgtgttggtggttgacatttatgtcgagtgtattactgcactgttttggtggagaactacttttttgaggtgcgctgttgaattggggggggccggaggggtggccgaagattcatttatggtggccatggccaccactggccaccccctggctccgcccctggtTATATTCCTCTTGACATGGGATTTCTGGTACAGAtaaagttttatatatatatatatatatatatatatatatatatatatatatatatatatatatatatatatatatatatacaacagttagttccgaccgtacaatctgattggttgagaagccttctaaccgtgctgatattcgtgacaaCAGCACgggcttttcacaccacaacggtattactccgctgacgcgttgccagtaacgacaagctgcaTGCACACTGTTGTGATATGCCTTTAAGACGTTAAAGGGTTAACACAGAATACGGAGTTATGCTTGATGCCGTATACGCATGCGTGGGTTCAGTTTAaggatgcaataaaacaaagctctactgaacagtttatctcctgtatttctttccaataatacttcacacacaaacgtgcacgcaggcgacacagctcccgatcacgttttaaatccgtaatctgatatacaatctatcgcactgtatagggaacataaccagttgtctaattcactatctagtgcactgtgtagcgaacataaatccgtgatttgATACACattctagcgcactatgtagggaactttaatgctTCTAAGAGCTCTGTTATCACCCGTATATCCTCtggtgtgtgcaagatgttttttatttctttttttcccttcggtgGTTCTTACctttttcttgttgttgttcttacctccctgaaatgagtttttgcaacttggaatgtctgctttgtagtgttaaactttatattcgttgtggaactactttttggcggaaggtattgtcaatattaaagcatatttattattaaatttagggcttctttgatttattttctttatttattttgttaaaactgttgtataaaagcaatagaacacttgaggtcgtgtgttatcacgaataacatcacggctgtgatggtctacggcactcgccttcggctcgtgcctgcgaccgaatcacagccgtgatgttattcgtgataacacactccctcgtgttctattgcttaaatatatatatatatttaaagacAGGTTTTTTGAGTAATTgttttctaaatgttttttagacctactgtccccaatcaccctACCTTTAATAAGGATGTAATACTGTTACCTGATTCCACATGGGACAGTGTTTGCAAACACCAAAGAAAAAGGAAGCTTCATGAAAATGGCTTTATTTTAAGTGCCTTTGAAATAAGAAAAATGTGGGACTGCAGGACAGTCATTGCAGAAATAAGAGAAGCATTTAAGGACAGAATTCCTGAGGATGTAAGGTATAATAATATGTTGTCTAAATGTTAAGACATCGCACATTACAGTTCATGGGTTGATTTGCTATAGACTGgttttgaaaataaatgtaatttttgttgtttgttatttttcagtattgaacttttAATGGCCTGCGGAAATAAGTTGGTTTCCCCAAAGTTACGTGAGGGCCAGGAACTAAATGGCTTTATAATTCATAAGATTTTTAAATCAAAAGCAGTGTACATTAGGCCATCAAGCAATCTTCTATTTACGGTAAGTTATTTAAAACATAATGTAAGCAGTATGTTAATGTTGCAATTGCAGCATATAGTTTTCATGGTTTGGCAGTGGGCTGAATCCCAACActttctaaatgtgtttgtttgtttttagtttgaCACAGATTCAGAGGACAGTTCGACAGACACTACAGCGTCTAGTCACACTAGTCATTGTATGATAACAAGGGCTAGGGGAAACTTAAACCCACTCCAAACATCTACACAGCAGAGCTCTAATGATTCCTTTACTAGAACACCCACAGCTAACCAGCCCTCTCCAACACAGCAAGCGACCAGTGATATCACAACCAGAGCTAACCAGCCTTCTCCAGTCCAGCAAGTGACCATTGATATCACAACCAGCGCTAACCAGCCTTCTCCAGTCCAGCAAGTGACCAGTGTCATTGACTTAAACAGTGTTGCCACAGTAAACCAGACTCCATCAGTCAGCAATGACAACTATGCTGCCTACCTTTCAATTATGGGTTCCATCTCAGAACTTTCTTCAGATGATGAGGAATTTAACCAGGCTATAGTGGCCAGTCTTGAGAGTCATGCGTAAGTGACTGGTCAATACACTCTTGTTTAATTAGTTCAGTAATATACATAGACACAAAGTTAATAGCACATGAACTGTTATAATCTTTGTTGTctttattgaacacagtcattaaACATTCACAGTGCTGGTGGAAAAGCAAGTAAAGCCTTGTATTTAATAACTGGTCAAACCTCCTTCGGCAGCAATAACCTCAATCAGGCTCTTAAATGAACTATGGACCAGACTTGGGTCTAGTTTCccaaaaacattgtaaacatcttAAAGCTTTTTAACAGCTTAAAGTTTGTATTGGCTCATTGACATACAGTGGAGCCAAGTTCATAGTGGCCTTAAGATGCTTTGGGAAAACAAGGTATTGCACAGTATTCAGATGAAATTATGGATCATGCTTCCTAACAGAATATCTTCAGCTCAGGAGAGTTAAGTTCTTGAGTAAAGGTTTGTGTTTTGAATGGGCCACTAAGAAGGTGGATTTTCAAGTAGCTGTAAATCATAATTTTCCATCCACCTTGCTCCACTTTTAGGATGATTATTTCATGTTGGAATGCAGCACAAGTTTTACACCATACATAGTGCAGCATGTCCACACAACCTTAGTTTGATCAGTCCACAAAGCTTTTCCCAGTACTATTGTGGAGTGTCCCTGTTCTGATTTGCAAATGTTAAGTACTCTGTGAAATTATTTGTTTTTGGGAGGGGGCACAGTAAacttaaaaaaagtgttaactAGCTCCAGTGGTCTCTTTtatcctatatatatatagtaattGAGTATTCTGACATGGCTTTGGGGTCATCCTAGCTGGGCACCCACTTCAATAGACACTAAACAGATACTTCAGATCCCTTTCCAGCTATGTGCAAATCAGCAATCATTGACTTGATCATAAGTCTTCTAAGATTTATATTATAAGTTTGTTAGGTTTGGTTAACATCAGCAGAAGGTCGACTGTAAATAGCAAACTCAACAAGTTTTGAGTAAACATACTTGTAACCCACACCTCAAATTTTGTTTAATTGACTGAAGTCAAGGTTAGCTAACTCATGACTTAAATTAGCTTTTGTTTATTAGCAGAGGGTTTATTTAGCAGAAGGTTCGCCATCTCTGTGAATATATGATTAGTAGCTGTTTAATGAAGACACCAAAGATTATAATGGATTGTGTGTCACTAGTGTGTTATAAGCACATTGTCTGTACTTCTGAATTTGATTATGAAATCACATTTTATGAACAATTAATACTGAAAACCAGATCATTTCAAGATGTTCACTGACTTTTTCTTGCCATTGCAATGTAAACAGGGTAAGCATAGCTGAAATGTAATGTATAATTTTGCCTATGGATAGGAAATTCAGCCAGGACTGCTCACATGGTCCCACCATATTTATGTAAAGTTTATAACAGGAGTTGTGTACAATGGGTGAGAAACGAATAGTATGTATCAATAATATTGGGTTTACTAATACAGTGGGCTGTTGTGTTGTGGGTTGAAATTTTCAGTGTTGCATAATTTTCTTTGTGTTGGATCATACTCTATTCAATTATACATATAAACACTGGGGAAGAAGAAAGTGTATGGTTTAGACATAGTCAGCAGTAAGGAGGCTTATCTGGCATTGTTGTGTGAGAATAATACATTGCACAGAAAGTATGATCTCATCCCGATTCTAATACCTAGGTTAACatcttttcttttaacaggGCATCTGAACACCGAAACACTAAATCAGCACAGGAGGTGCTCCTGAGTCTTGCATCTCAAATTGATAGTAACCAAAGGTGTAGGTTCAACATTAATAGATCTTCAGTACTGGATGGTGCCCTACGGGGCTTCAAACGACTGTCCTATAATCCTATGTATCAGATGTGCATCAAGTTTTCAGATGACTCGGGAATGGATGAAGAGGCTGTGGACCTTGGTGGCCCTAGAAGAGAGTTTTTACGCTTGCTTATGGAAGCCCTAATACTGTCACCGATGTTTGAAGGAAGAAATGGCAAGTTGAACCTGGCTTTGGACAGTTCAGGTAtatgctttatttgttgttccagttatatatatttttttatatatactttCTGCCCTAGTTTTGTCGTTTGTTTTGTGCTTTCATATGATTCTGTATTTTGTCTTCTCTGCCATGCTTGCTTTAGCTTTAAGAGAGGATAGATATTTTTTTGCTGGTCGGGCAATTGCTGTAAGTCTTGTCCATGGCGGTCCTCCACCAGGATTCATATCACCAACACTGTATTCTCATCTAGTTGGTGACAATTCCTTTGTAAAACCTGTCTTGGAGGACATTGCTGATACAGACCTCTATCAGAAGGTTAAACAGGTAATATTGTTACATTGTTAATACACACTTAGGTGCCAATTGTTAGGTCTATCCTGCTAAGCAGCAAAACATCGTTAAATAGGAACCTGCAGATTCATCATGTATACTGTTTGCATTCTTGGTTATTTAACTGTGCTTTAGtttattgtttttctctttttgttgttgtttctagTTGTCTGAATGTATCTCATTTGATGACCTGATATACGCCACAGAACCACTGCAGGACTACCTGGCAAATGCTGGATGTCTTAGGCCACTAAAATGCATTGAAGACAGAGATCTACTAGTTGAAGATATTCTCATGTTTCAGGTGGTGCACAGAGTCTGTGGGGCTTTTGAAAggtttgtgtatatattatgtgatatgatatgatacgatgttatattaattttataccataaaaaaagctgtttgcacataaaaaaaaaaaaaaaaaaaaaaaaaaaaaaaaaaaaaaaaaatatatatatatatatatatatatatatatatatatatatatatatatatatatttatataaaatatattttagggATGGGGTTGGGGTaatgttcaggttttatttagaattttttatttagaattt
This genomic interval carries:
- the LOC134322045 gene encoding G2/M phase-specific E3 ubiquitin-protein ligase-like, which codes for MGSISELSSDDEEFNQAIVASLESHAASEHRNTKSAQEVLLSLASQIDSNQRCRFNINRSSVLDGALRGFKRLSYNPMYQMCIKFSDDSGMDEEAVDLGGPRREFLRLLMEALILSPMFEGRNGKLNLALDSSVGDNSFVKPVLEDIADTDLYQKVKQLSECISFDDLIYATEPLQDYLANAGCLRPLKCIEDRDLLVEDILMFQVVHRVCGAFERFREGLKTLGVLDAIRMYPDSFRPLICHEPSPLTADLVDQFFHIRLSAVGSNKRRAEECVVAFWRDYLQDVEGKYCCLI